The following are encoded in a window of Chrysiogenia bacterium genomic DNA:
- a CDS encoding NAD(P)H-binding protein, translating to MKTIAIAGGSGYTGVRLLPLLSDAKLKILLRPGTAEKSPWAERDDVAPCDLMNPESLEPKLTDVDEIICLVGTTRKQFREGISYETVDWGIPKALAEAGHRAGVKKMHLLTSVGAGNPTGSYLAYKQRAENSLRDSGLIWTIVRPSGIVGPGRPWFRFADPFLKIATHIPGLSKNAWRFHSLEADRLAAIFATLTRTDEYDKRILEGEILQKMPLIEAGK from the coding sequence ATGAAGACCATCGCGATTGCCGGCGGTTCGGGATACACGGGGGTGCGGCTGCTGCCGCTGCTTTCCGATGCAAAGCTCAAAATCCTGCTGCGTCCGGGGACGGCGGAGAAGTCTCCGTGGGCGGAACGTGACGACGTGGCCCCCTGCGACCTGATGAATCCCGAGTCCCTGGAGCCCAAGCTCACCGATGTCGACGAGATCATCTGCCTGGTGGGCACGACCCGAAAACAGTTCCGTGAAGGCATCAGCTACGAGACCGTCGACTGGGGAATCCCAAAAGCCCTGGCGGAGGCCGGGCACCGCGCCGGGGTCAAAAAGATGCACCTGCTCACCTCCGTGGGCGCGGGCAACCCGACCGGATCCTATCTGGCCTACAAGCAGCGCGCCGAGAACTCGCTGCGCGACTCGGGCCTAATCTGGACCATCGTGCGCCCCAGCGGCATCGTCGGGCCGGGCCGCCCGTGGTTTCGCTTCGCCGATCCCTTTCTCAAGATTGCGACGCACATCCCGGGGCTCTCGAAAAACGCCTGGCGTTTCCACTCGCTGGAGGCCGACCGGCTCGCCGCGATCTTCGCCACGCTCACCCGCACCGACGAATACGACAAACGCATCCTCGAAGGCGAGATCCTCCAGAAGATGCCGCTCATCGAAGCCGGGAAGTAG